A section of the Styela clava chromosome 9, kaStyClav1.hap1.2, whole genome shotgun sequence genome encodes:
- the LOC120339412 gene encoding protein Wnt-5-like, with amino-acid sequence MNPQHRVQFQILPRGLFVLMLCIIPAQGHWWAVVNEGDAGKISSRNVPICDRIEGLSRNQKTLCKRYYNHMSFVSEGAENGIKECQHQFSGHRWNCSTVEDSSVFGRVLNIGSKEIAFTYAIASAGVVHSVAKACKRDTLSTCGCSRKKRPNGLHQDWNWGGCGDDTDYAYGFAREFIDARERDNLSPRGQKEKARKAMNLHNNEAGRMAIVRGTRPACKCHGVSGSCSLKTCWFQVPDFRQIGQNLRQAHGIAIEMRMNKKGQIRPRNLEHGKPTSTSLVYIESSPDYCKENLKTGVPGTRDRVCEKDSSGNNGCGLLCCGRGYRSKPVDVVELCKCKFQWCCSVKCQKCHKVVIKHFCN; translated from the exons atGAATCCTCAGCACCgtgttcaatttcaaattttgcctAGAGGGTTATTCGTTCTTATGTTGTGTATTATTCCTGCACAAGGCCATTGGTG GGCAGTGGTGAACGAAGGTGATGCTGGGAAGATCAGCAGTAGAAACGTTCCAATTTGCGATCGCATAGAAGGTCTTTCAAGAAATCAAAAGACTTTATGCAAGAGATATTACAACCACATGTCATTCGTAAGTGAAGGAGCTGAAAATGGAATCAAGGAATGTCAACACCAGTTCAGTGGTCATCGATGGAACTGTTCTACTGTTGAAGATAGTTCGGTGTTTGGAAGAGTGctcaatatcg gAAGCAAGGAGATTGCCTTCACATACGCTATAGCTTCTGCTGGAGTTGTACACTCGGTTGCCAAAGCTTGTAAAAGAGACACTTTGTCGACATGTGGATGCAGCAGAAAGAAACGACCTAACGGTTTACACCAGGACTGG AACTGGGGAGGCTGTGGAGATGATACTGATTATGCCTATGGATTTGCAAGAGAATTCATTGATGCGAGAGAACGAGATAACCTCTCTCCTAGAGGACAGAAAGAAAAGGCAAGAAAAGCAATGAATTTACATAACAATGAAGCTGGAAGAATG GCCATCGTTAGAGGGACACGACCAGCATGTAAATGCCATGGCGTATCAGGATCATGCAGCCTCAAGACTTGTTGGTTCCAAGTtccagattttagacaaattggtCAGAATCTGCGGCAGGCACACGGAATTGCTATCGAAATGcgaatgaataaaaaaggaCAAATTCGTCCACGTAACTTGGAGCACGGTAAACCAACTTCAACAAGCCTCGTTTATATAGAATCATCACCTGACTATTGTAAAGAAAATTTAAAGACCGGAGTACCGGGCACAAGAGATCGAGTTTGCGAAAAAGACTCGTCGGGAAACAATGGGTGTGGTCTTCTCTGCTGTGGGCGTGGTTATAGAAGCAAACCAGTAGATGTTGTGGAATTGTGCAAATGCAAATTCCAGTGGTGTTGTTCTGTCAAATGTCAAAAATGTCATAAAGTAGTGATCAAACATTTTTGCAACTAA